A part of Maridesulfovibrio hydrothermalis AM13 = DSM 14728 genomic DNA contains:
- the gpt gene encoding xanthine phosphoribosyltransferase codes for MSKADRYSKMYPISWEQLHRDCRALSWRLLDKGPFKGILGITRGGLVPAAILARELDIRLIDTVCISTYDWKIQEKKATILKNFEGDGEGWLLIDDLVDTGSTAKLVREMVPKAHFATIYAKPEGRPLVDTFITEVSQDTWILFPWDSATQFAQPIAKVSQECE; via the coding sequence TTGTCCAAGGCAGACAGATATTCTAAAATGTATCCCATTTCGTGGGAGCAGTTGCATAGGGATTGCAGAGCATTATCGTGGCGACTGCTTGATAAAGGCCCTTTTAAAGGCATTCTGGGGATAACCCGCGGCGGACTGGTTCCGGCGGCAATTCTGGCCAGAGAGCTTGATATAAGACTTATCGACACCGTCTGCATTTCCACATATGATTGGAAAATTCAGGAAAAAAAAGCCACAATTCTTAAAAATTTCGAAGGCGACGGTGAAGGATGGCTTCTGATAGATGATTTGGTTGATACCGGAAGTACGGCCAAGTTAGTTCGTGAAATGGTTCCCAAGGCCCATTTTGCTACTATTTATGCCAAGCCTGAAGGACGGCCGCTTGTGGACACCTTCATTACCGAAGTCAGTCAGGATACATGGATTCTTTTCCCGTGGGATAGCGCAACACAGTTTGCACAGCCCATCGCGAAAGTTTCTCAGGAATGTGAATAA
- a CDS encoding BMP family ABC transporter substrate-binding protein — protein MRKVMIMVLVAAMSVMMVTAAFAGAKEKVKVGFVYISPVGDEGYSYAQDQGRLAIDKLPWVETSYVESVPEGPDSERVVLNFARKGYDVIFGTSFGYMDPMVKVSKKFPGVSFMHCSGFKTTPNMSNYFGRMYQARYLTGLVAGLMTKSDVIGYVAAFPIPEVIRGINAFTLGVRAVNPEATVRVVWTKTWYDPALEKDAAISLLDMKADVITQHQDSPGPQEAAQERGKYSIAYNSDMSKMAPKAHLTAAVWNWAPLFKNVVEQVRDGVWQGNESLWWGMDQGVVDIAPFGPMVPKDVQDKVLAAKQEIIKGNNVIFAGPISDQNGKVMVPAGKSMTDPEMLGMMWFVEGVIGNTK, from the coding sequence ATGCGTAAAGTTATGATCATGGTCCTCGTTGCAGCAATGTCTGTAATGATGGTTACTGCGGCTTTTGCCGGGGCTAAAGAAAAAGTCAAAGTCGGTTTTGTCTACATTTCTCCTGTGGGTGACGAAGGTTACTCCTATGCTCAGGATCAGGGACGTCTTGCCATTGACAAACTTCCCTGGGTTGAAACTTCTTATGTTGAGTCCGTTCCAGAAGGGCCTGACTCCGAACGTGTTGTCCTCAATTTTGCACGCAAAGGCTATGACGTAATTTTCGGTACCAGCTTCGGTTACATGGACCCTATGGTCAAAGTCTCCAAGAAGTTCCCCGGTGTTTCTTTCATGCACTGCTCCGGTTTCAAAACCACCCCTAACATGAGCAATTATTTCGGCCGTATGTATCAGGCCCGCTATCTTACCGGTCTTGTTGCCGGTCTGATGACCAAGTCTGACGTAATCGGTTATGTTGCTGCTTTTCCTATTCCTGAAGTAATCCGCGGTATCAATGCTTTCACTCTCGGTGTTCGTGCTGTTAACCCTGAAGCAACAGTCCGCGTTGTCTGGACCAAGACATGGTACGATCCTGCTCTTGAAAAAGACGCAGCAATCAGCCTGCTTGATATGAAAGCCGACGTGATCACCCAGCATCAGGATTCCCCCGGCCCTCAGGAGGCAGCTCAGGAACGTGGAAAATATTCCATTGCTTATAACTCTGATATGTCCAAAATGGCTCCTAAAGCGCACCTTACCGCTGCTGTCTGGAACTGGGCACCTTTGTTCAAGAACGTTGTTGAGCAGGTTCGCGACGGTGTTTGGCAGGGCAATGAGTCTCTGTGGTGGGGCATGGATCAGGGTGTAGTTGATATCGCTCCATTCGGTCCTATGGTTCCCAAAGATGTTCAGGATAAAGTTCTTGCTGCCAAACAGGAAATCATCAAAGGAAACAATGTTATTTTCGCTGGTCCCATTAGCGACCAGAACGGTAAAGTAATGGTTCCTGCCGGAAAATCCATGACTGATCCCGAAATGCTCGGTATGATGTGGTTTGTTGAAGGCGTAATCGGAAATACCAAGTAA